The stretch of DNA CTCCTGCCAGGGAAGCCCGGCCGGCCGCGCGTCCTCGCGGGCGAACCCCGTCTCCGGGTCGGCCAGCGCACGGACGTGCGGCAGCAGGCGCGGGTCGAGCCACGGTTCGCCGCGCTTGATGAACTCCGGATAGATCGTGAGGCGTTCGCGCAGCGTGAAGCCGGCCTCCGCGGTCTTCGCGGCCAACTCGTCGATGTGCGGCCACGGGCGCTCGGGGTTGACGTGGTCGGGGGTGAGGGGCGAGACACCGCCCCAGTCGTCGATGCCCGCGTCGATCAGCAGCGCGTACTCCGCGTCCACCAGATTGGGCGGGGCCTGGATACGGGCGCTCGGGCCGAGGATGTGCCTGGCCACGGCGATGCACGCGGCCAGCTCCTCCAGCTCGGCGTCGGGCATCCCACGCATCGCGGTGTCGGGCTTCGCCCGGAAGTTCTGGACGATGACTTCCTGGATGCCGTGGTGGGAACGGGCCGTACGGCGCAGTTGGAAGAGGGCGTCGGCACGCTCCTCGTGGTCCTCGCCGATACCGATGAGCACGCCCGTGGTGAACGGGACATTGGAGCGGCCCGCGTCCTCAAGGACACGCAGCCGTACGGCGGGCTCCTTGTCCGGGGAGCCGTGGTGCGGGCCGCCCGGCTCCGACCACAGGCGGGTCGCGGTGGTCTCCAGCATCATGCCCATGGAGGGCGCGACCGGCTTGAGGCGCTGGAGGTCGGTCCAGGACATCACACCCGGGTTGAGGTGGGGCAGCAGACCCGTCTCCTCAAGGACACGGATGGCCATGGCGCGGACATAGGCGAGGGTGTCGTCGTATCCGTGCGCGTCGAGCCACTCGCGCGCTTCAGGCCAGCGGTCCTCCGGCCGGTCGCCGAGGGTGAACAGTGCCTCCTTGCATCCCATTTGCGCGCCCTGCCTCGCGACATCGAGGATCTCGTCGGGAGACATGTACATCCCGTGACCCTCCCTGCGCAGTTTGCCGGGGACGGTCACGAACGTGCAGTAGTGGCACTTGTCCCGGCAGAGCCGGGTGAGGGGGATGAAGACCTTCTTCGAGTAGGTGATCACCCCGGGCCTGCCCTCCGCGGCCAGCCCCGCGTCACGGACCCGAGCGGCGGAGGCGGAGAGATCCCGCAGGTCGTCGCCGCGCGCCTGGAGCAGGACAGCGGCTTCCCCCGCGTCGAGGGCCACCCCGTCCCTGGCCCGTTTGAGGGCGCGGCGCATGGCATTGGCGGTCGGGCGTCCAGGCACCTGGTCAGTCATGTCTTCGAGCATACGAGCGTGATCGGACAGTCGGGCCCGCCCCCTTCCCCCAGGTCTGCGGAAAGGGGTCACCCGGTCGGGTCTCCGTCGTTCATCTGGCTCTTTCGCTCCTCTGTCCCACGGTTCACCGTCTGGTACGAGAGTCGTACGTCACCTCGGTCACCCAGGGCACCAGGAGTCAGCGATATGCGCGAGGGTTCAAGCAGCGGTACGGGCTCCATCGGCGATGCGAGGTCGGTCGGTGATACAGGGTCCGTCGGCGATACAGGGTCCCGCGACGGTACGGGTTCCCGTGCGGGCGAGGGCGTGAGGGAGGACGTGGGCGGCCCCACCAAGGGTGCTGCTTCGCGCGGTCCCGGCAGACGCGCGCTGCTGATGACGGGCGCCGCGTCGGCCCTTACGTTGAACAGTGTGGGTTTCGCGAGCGCGGCGCCGGGCGGAGGCCAAGGAGTGGACAGCGAGGCGGCACCGGAAGGCGGCCAGGAGACCGAGGTGGTGCGCGGGAGGCTGGAGCCCGGCGCGCCCGACTGGGTCTATCTGCCGGTGGAGATCCCGCGCGGAGTGCGCGAACTGCGTGTGTCGTACTCCTACGACAAGCCTCAGGTGCCCGCGGGCGTCCAGGGCAACGCCCTCGACATCGGCCTCTTCGACCAGCACGGCACCGCCCTCGGCGGGCGCGGGTTCCGGGGCTGGTCGGGCGGGGCGCGCACCGAGTTCTTCGTCCGCGCGGACGAGGCCACCCCCGGCTACCTCGCGGGTCCCGTCGCCGCGGGTACCTGGCACATCGCCCTCGCGCCGTACACGGTGGCCCCGCAGGGACTGGCGTACGAGGTGCGGGTGAGCGTCGTACGCGGGGCCACTCCCCCTTCCCGGCGGCCCGTCCATCCGCCGGAACGGGTGCGGGGCAGGGGCAAGGACTGGTACCGGGGCGACTGCCACATCCACTCGGTCCACTCCGACGGGAAGCGGACGCCCGCCGAGATCGCCGCCCTCGCGCGGGCCGCCGGGCTCGACTTCATTCACTCCTCCGAGCACAACACCACCTCCTCGCACGGTGCTTGGGAAGGGCTGTGGGGGCGTAAGGACGGCCGCGACCTGCTGATCATGGTCGGCGAGGAGGTGACGACCCGCAACGGGCACGTCCTCGCCCTCGCCACCGACCCCGGGACGTTCATCGACTGGCGCTACCGGGCGGGCGACAACCGTTTCGGCCATTACGCGCGCGCCGTCCGCCGCGCGGGAGGCCTCGTCGTGCCGGCCCACCCGCACGGCACCTGCATCGGCTGCAACTGGAAGTTCGGCTTCGGCGACGCGGACGCGGTGGAGGTGTGGAACGGCCCCTTCACCCCGGACGACGAGGTGTCGCTCGTGGAGTGGGACAACACACTGGCGCGGCGGCCCGGCACATGGACCCCCGCCATGGGCAACAGCGACGCGCACCGCGACCCCGACACGATCGGCCTGCCACAGACGGTGGTCCTCGCTGAGGAACTGTCACGCGGGGCCATCCTGGCCGGGCTGCGCGCGGGGCACAGCTATGTCGCCGAGTCCTCGTCGGTCTCGCTCACTTTCACCGTGGGCGGCCCCCGGGGCGAGCACGCGTCCATCGGGGAGCGGCTACGGGTCACGCGGGACGCCTCGGTGACCGCGCGGGTCACGGTGGAGGGCGCGCCCGGCTGTTCCGTGCGGTTCGTCACCGACCAGGGGGTGTTGCTGACGGCGGCACTGCCCGCGTCGGGCACCGGGTCCGCCGAGTGGACGACGTCCCCGCAGTACGCGGCGTACGTCAGGGCCGAGGTCAGGCACGAGGCGCCCGCGGGCCGGCCCGCCGGGGTGCCGGGGCCGCTGGCCGCGTTCACCAATCCGGTGTTCCTGGGCGAGGTCCAGCGGGGCTGAGGCGAGAGAGCGAGGGCGCGGGGCGGGTCCCTTGTAGGGGCCCGCCCCGCCGTGTTGAGGGGCCCGCCCCGCCGTGTTGAGAGGCCCGCCCCGCCGTGTGGAGGCTGCTCCCCCGGGCACATCCGGCCCCACATGTCCCACCTTGCCCCTCCATGCCCCCCTGCCGTCTCCGCACCACTTGACAGCCACCCCCGCCCTTCATCATCATTCCACTACTTAATTAGTGGAACGAGGATGACGACCGTGATCGAGTACCGCATCGAGCGACGCAGCGGAGTCTCGACCTACATGCAGATCGTCCAGCAGACGAAACAGGCGCTGCGGCTCGGCATCCTTACGCCCGGGGACAAACTCCCCACCGCGAAAGAGGTCGTCGAAGCCACGGCGATCAACCCCAACACCGTGCTGAAGGCCTACCGCGAGCTGGAACGCGAAGGGCTGGTGGAACCACGGCCCGGCCGGGGCACCTTCGTACGAAGGTCGCTCGCCCGGCCACAGTCCGCCGCCGACTCGCCCCTACGGGCGGCGCTGGCCGACTGGATGGACCAGGCGCGGACGGCGGGCCTGGGACGCGAGGACATCGCTGCCCTGCTCGAAGCCGTCACCGAGGAGAAGTTCGGCCACAGCGCCGCCGCAGCGGATGCGAAGTCCGGCCGGAGCGCCGCCACAGCTGAAGCAGACAGAGAAAAAGAACGTCCCTGACCGGGGCGCGACACATCAACGGCACACCACAACGGGAAGGCGGGGCGCCCCGCGCCGCCTCCCCGCACCCCTCACAAGAGATCAGGATGTACAAGTGTCAGGACACGCGTATGCCCCGGGGGCTCCTGAGCCGACCGGTCACACCGCGATCGAGGCCCTGGGACTGACCAAGTCCTACCGGCGCGGTGACGCCCTCAAGGATTGCTCATTCCGGTTGCCCGCAGGACGTATCTGCGGACTCGTCGGGCCCAACGGGGCGGGCAAGAGCACCCTGCTCTCCCTCGCCACCGGCGTACTCGCCCCGAGCGGTGGCGCCATCCGTGTCCACGGACACGACCCCCGCACTCTTGAGGCGCGCCAGCAGGTCGCCTACCTCGCACAGGACAAGCCGCTCTACCCGCGCCTGACCGTCGCGGAAACGCTGCGGCTCGGCCGCGAACTCAACCCGGCCTCCTGGGACCAGGAGCGGGCGGAAGGCATCGTCCGCGGCGGCACCGTGCCCTTTGACGCGAAGGTCGGCAGCCTCTCCGGCGGACAGCGCACCCGCCTCGCCCTCGCCCTCTGCTTCGGCAAGCGGCCCGCGCTGCTCCTCCTCGACGAGCCGATGGCCGACCTCGACCCGCTCGTCAGGCACGACATCACCGGCGTACTGATGGCGGAGGCCGCCGAACACGGAACCACGATCGTGATGTCGTCGCACGCCCTCACCGAACTCGACGGCGTCTGCGACTACCTGCTGCTCCTCACCCAGGGCAGGGTCAGGCTCGCAGGCGAGGTCGAGGAGCTGACCAGCGCGCACAGCGTGCTCATCGGCGCGACCACAGGGAATGGGCTCCCCCCTGAACTCAGCGCCCACACGGTCATCGAGACCCGCACCACCGGCCGCCAGATCACCGCCGTGGTCCGCCGCGAGGACAGGATCAGCGACGCCTGGGCGGTCAGCGAGCCCTCCCTTGAGGAACTGCTGCTCGCCTACCTGCGCTCCCCGGACGCCCCGGCGCTGCTCACCCCGAGCGCCCAGGTCACCGACCACCCGACCACCCACGCGAAGGGATACGCAGCATGAGCGCCGACAGCGCCACCCTCACCAGGCCCACCAGCGAGCCGTCGGGCGCGCGCCCCGGTGTGCTCCACGGTCTGACATGGCTGGTCTGGCGCCAGCACCGGGCAGCGGCCTGGACGGCCCTCGCGCTGCTGGTCGTCATCGCGGGCGCAGCCGTCTACCTGCACTCCGCCACCACCTCGTACCAGAGCGCCAACCACATCACCGGCTGCACACTGTTCGGCGGCGGCAAGCGCTGCGAGAGCAACCAGGAAGCGATCTGGGACTACCGCGAGAAGTACCGCGACGGACTGCGGTACGTGTCGCTGCTTGGTCTGGCGGTGCCGTTCCTCGGCGGGCTGTTCGTCGGCGCCCCGCTGATCGCCCGCGAACTGGAGGCGGGCACCCACCGGCTCGTCTGGGCACAGTCGGTGACCCGCACCCGCTGGCTCGCCCACAAGCTGGCTCTCCCGCTCGTCGCGATGCTGGTGTTCTCCGCCCTCACCAGCTGGATCGTCTCGTGGATGGTGACGGGCGCGGGCCAGGCCACGATCGGTCTCTACTGGTACGACCGCGTCAACTTCGTACCGATGGGGCCCGCTCTCGTCGGCTACTCCCTGTTCTTCATCGCGCTCGGTGCCGCGACCGGCGCCCTCCTGCGCAAGACAGTGACAGCGATGGCGGTGACCCTCGCGGGTTCCGGGCTCGTGTTCGGGCTCGTCAGCTGGGTCAGGCCGCACCTGGTGGGGCAGGTCTCCACCCTCACCAAGGGTGCCATTCCCAACAACGAGCTCGACTGGATCCAGGGCAGCGGCCCCGCCACCCAGGCCGGCCACCGCTTCCCTTCGAGCTTCTGCGACTCCGCCATGGGCCAAGGCGACGGCGCCTACGAGAAGTGCCTGAACAAGGCGGGCGCCACGTACGACTGGACCGATCTCCACCCCATATCCCACATGCGTGAACTGCAGTTCGCCGAAGCCGGGGTGTGCGTCGTGCTCGCCGCACTCCTCCTGGGCCTCACCTGGTGGTGGGTGGGCCGCCGCGCCTACTGAACCCATCGGTTCCGCCTCGCGCCGCCGTGTGTACGGGCCCGCTCCCCGCGTCCTTGGACGCGGAGCGGGCCCGCAGGCGTTACCCCTGGTCACCCTCGTCCCGTGGGCCCCACGACCCGGTCCACATGGGCAGAGCGTGTGACAGCCGCCCCCCACGGCTGCCGTATCCGCCATGAACAAGGCAAACTGGCGGAGGCGAACATGAAGGCCGGTCATATTTGAGGAGCAGGGGCAGCGATGGACGGTGCACCGCGAGGACCGCGGCGGCTTGAGGCTGCGCCGGCGCGCGGGGAAGAGAAGCCGCCCACCGCGGCCGGGGAGGAGCCGCGGGCGCGGGAGACGCCGACGCCGGAAAGGCCGACGCGGGGGACATCGGCGTGGGAGCGGCCGACGCGGGAGACATCGGCACGGGAGACGCAGCCCGCCCTGCGTTTCGGCGTCCTGGGACCCGTCCGCGCCTGGCGCGACGGCGAACCCCTCGCCACGGGTTCCCCACAGCAGCGTGCGCTGCTCGCGGCGCTGCTGCTGCGCGACGGGAGGACCGCCACCGCCCACGAGTTGATCGACGGACTGTGGGGCGAGGAGCCGCCGTCCCGGGCCCTGGCCACGATCCGCACGTACGCCTCCCGGCTGCGCAAGGTCTTCGGCGACGGCATCCTCGCCAGCGAGGCGGGCGGCTACGCGATACGGACCGAGGGCGAGGCCCTGCTCGACCTGACCGTCGCGCAGGAACTGGCCGCGGAGGCCGAGAAGGCGCGCGACGCAGGCGACCTCTCCCACGCCCGTCACGTCCTCCACGAGGCCCTCGCGCTGTGGGACGGCGAGCCCCTCGCCCACGTCCCCGGGCCCTACGCGCAGACCCAGCGCACCCGGATCGCCGAGTGGCAGCTCCAGCTCCTCGAATCGCGCCTCGACATGGACCTGGAACAGGGCTGCCACGCCGAGGCGGTGTCGGAGCTGACGGCGCTTACCGCCGCGCACCCGCTCCAGGAACGGCTGCGCGAACTGCTGATGGTGGCGCTCTACCGCAGCGGCAGGCAGGCCGAGGCACTCGCCGTGTACGCGGACACCCGCAGGCTCCTCGCCGAAGAACTGGGCGTCGACCCGCGCCCCGGGCTCAAGGACCTGCAACGCCGCATCCTGGAGGTCGACCCCGCCCTCGCGGAGCCCGCGGCACCCGCGCCGGAACCGGTGGCCACGGCCCCGAGGCCCGCCCAGCTCCCCGCGACCGTCCCCGACTTCACGGGACGCGAGGCGTTCGTCAAGGAACTGAGCGACATCCTGGCCGCAGCCGACGGCGGCCGGGTCATGGCGGTCTCCGCGGTCGCCGGGATCGGTGGTGTCGGCAAGACGACCCTCGCCGTCCACGTGGCACACGCGGCCCGCGCCCACTTCCCCGACGGCCAGCTCTACGTCAACCTCCAGGGTCCTGGGCAGCGGCCCACGGAACCGGAGACCGTGCTCGGCTCGTTCCTCCGGGCCCTCGGCACCCCCGACTCGGCGATACCCGACACGGCGGAGGAGCGGGCCGCGCTCTACCGTTCCGCGCTCGACGGCAGGCGCGTCCTCGTCCTGCTGGACAACGCGCGGGACGCGGCACAGGTCAGGGCGTTGCTGCCGGGCACCGAGGGGTGCGCGGCGCTGGTCACGAGCCGGGCCAGGATGGTCGACCTGGCCGGCGCCCACCTCGTGGACCTCGACGTGATGTCGCCCGAGGAGGCGCTGGAACTCTTCACCAGGATCGTCGGCGAGGAGCGGGTGGTGGCCGGCGAACGCGAGTCGGCCCTCGACGTGGTCGCCGCCTGCGGTTTCCTGCCGCTCGCCATCAGGATCGCCGCGTCCAGGCTGGCCGCGCGCCGCACCTGGACCGTGTCAGTACTCGCGGCGAAACTCGCCGACGAACGGCGCAGGCTCGACGAGCTCCAGGCCGGTGACCTGGCGGTGGCCGCCACCTTCGAACTCGGCTACGGCCAGCTCGAACCCGCCCAGGCCCGCGCCTTCCGGCTGCTGGGGCTTGCCGACGGCCCCGACGTCTCCCTGCACGCCGCCGCCGCCCTCCTCGACCTGCCCGCCGAGGCCGCCGAGGACGTTCTCGAATCGCTGGTCGACACCTCACTGCTCGAATCGGCCGCGCCTGGCCGCTACCGCTACCACGATCTGGTCAGGCTCTACGCGCGTGCGTGCGCAGAACGCGACGAGCAGCCCGCGGAACAGCGGGCACAGGCCCGCTCACGGCTGCTGGACTTCTACCTGGCGTCCGCCTCCGCCGTGTACGCCTCCGAGCGGCCGGGCGACCGGCTCGTGGAACACCTCGTACCGACGCGCTACGCCGGTCTCGCCTTCCCCGACAGGCACGCGGCGCAGGACTGGCTGTACGCGGAGGCCAACTGCCTGCTGACCTACGTCAGGCAGTGCGCGCTCGACGCGGAGACGCTGCCGCGCGCGGTCGACCTGCTGTGGACCACCCATGACTTGAACGAGTCGGGGGCCAACAGCAAGGAGTACGAGGCGACCGCGCGGGCGGTCCTGAAGGCGGCCCGCGCCCACGGGAACACCAGGGCCCAGGCCAGGACGCTGATCGTGCTCCTCGACGTGCACCACATATCGGGCCGATTCAAGGCGGCCGACGAGGAGGCGGCGGAGGCCATCGCCATCGCGCAGGACTCCGACGACCTGCTGCCGGTCTGCTGGGCGAGCAACGCGCGCGGAGTCATCGCCCTCTACCAGAACAGGCACGCGGACGGAGAAGCCCATCTCTCGCTCGCCATAGAGCACTTCACCTCGCTCGGCGACCGGCCGGGCGAGGCCAGCGCGCTCTGCAACCTCTCCCGCATCCACCTCGCCACGGGTCGCACCGCCAGCGCGGTGTCACTGGCCGAGCAGGGCATCGCCATCTACGACGCCATGGGCAACACGATGCGTGGCGCCAACGGCCGTTACGCGCTCGGCCTCGCCCTCACGGAGAGCGGCAGGCACGAGGAGGCGGGGGCGCGCCTCGGCGAGGCCCTGGACTCCTTCAGGGACAGCAGGCAGCGGCTGTGGGAGGGCATGACCCTGTTCCGTCTCGCGGAGGTGGACCTCGCCGCACGCAGGCCGATGCAGGCCGCGGCCAACGCGGACACCGCGCTGACGGTACTGCGGGGCATCGGCGGCGAGTGGCGGCGCGGCAACGTCCTCACGGTGCTGGGCCGTGCCCTCGACGCCATCGGCCAGAGCGACCGTGCGCGGGTCTGCTGGCGGGAGGCGGCACGGATCTACGAGGAGCTGGGCTCGCCCGAGGCCGAGGAGGTCAGGGAGTTGCTGACACCGGTGCAGGCGGCCTGAGGGGCTGAGGGGGCGTCCGGCCTCGGCCGGGGCGCTCCCCTTTTCCGCAGTAACGGGGCGGCGCGTCTCCAAGGGTGCCCCGTTTCCGGGGCGGCTTGCCTCCAAGGGTGCCCTGTGTCCGGAGCGGAGCGCCTCCAAGGGTGCCCCCGTGTCCGGGGCCTCCGTGTCCGGGGCCTCCGTGTCCGGGGCCTCCGTGTCCGGGCTGCCGCATGCCGGGACCGCATACCGGACGGGGCACCGGTTGCCGTTCATCGTTCGTTTATCGGCTTCGGTCATTCTCTGGTCAGTCGATCCGTCGCGTCGGGGGGCAGACGGGTCGCCGGGAAGGGCCTCGCCCGTACGAACTAGGGTGAGCGGCCCGGAAGGGCCCGTCCGGCCGCCTCGGGGGAGCGGCTGGACGGGCTCCCGCCCTCCCAGGGAGGGCAGTACGGCACCCGGCACACCCGCCGGGCCGCCAGAGCCACCGCACACCGAGGAGAGTTGGCCACCATGGGCGACCCCAAGAACGACGAGACGGTCATCAAGCCGCAGGACATCCACGCGACGGCCGCAGAGGGCGGCGAGCAGCCGGCCGAGGAAAAGCTGAAGGCGCAGGGTGACATCCACGCCACCGGCGGCGAAGCGACGACGCTGGGCGACATACACGCGACATCCGAGCCGGAGAAGCCCAAGAAGAGCTGACGCCTGAGGCCCGGGGGGCCTAGGGGGCCGGAGAACCTGGGGCCGGGGGGAGCTTGGGGCCGGGGGGCCTGAAGCCAGCAGCCCGGGGCCGGGGGTCGGGGGCCGGGGAAGACTTTCCTCCCCACGGGGGCCGGTGCGAGTGGTGCGGGTGGGGGAACCACAGCACCGGATGATGAGCGGGGGTCCTCCCCGGCAGGGCGACGGGCCCGCCGGGGAAGGGCCCCCGCCTGCTGTCCGGCGCCGCCTGCCGTCTGGCGTCCCTCACCCACCCGGCGTAGCGTCGAAACGGAATGGGGCCGGGTTCCACGAGTCTGGAGGTCACCGGATGGTACGGAACGTGATCGGCGCGGTCCTCGCCGTCCTCGGCGGTGCCGCCGCGATGGGAAGCCCCTTCCGTGAGTGGTACGACAAGCGGCTCGGCCGCGAGTACCAGCTCTCTCAACTCTTCGAACCGCACGGCGTCACCGGCGCGCACGCGACCCTGATGTGGTCGCTGTTCCTGCCGTTCCTCGTCGCCGCGGTACTGATCCTGTTCGGCATCCTGGCGCGCTCCAGGCTGCTCGTGGCCACCGCCGGGGTCATCGTGCTCGGCTTCACCGTGCTGTGGATGGTGCGGGTGGCGCAGGCCAACGGCGGCAGTCTCACCCTGAATTCGGACGGCTCGGGGCTCGGCCAGGGCGTCGCGGGCGCCGCGGGCGGAGGTGTGCTGCTGCTGCTCGCCGCCGCCGTCATGAGCGGGCGCCACCAGGGGAGGCGCCGCAGGCGGGCACACGGTGGGCCTGGCGACGACGATACGTACGCCGACTATCGCGAACCGCACGCCCCGGAACCGACTCCTGGAGCCTCACCCTACGGTCCAGGACAGAACACGGGCTCGGGCTACGGAGCTTCAGGACACGGGACGACGGGCTACGGATCGGCCGGTTACGGATCGACGGGCCACGACCCGGCAGGGCACGGCTCGACAGGACACGGCTCGGCAGGACACGACGAACCCGAGCGTGACCCCTCCCGTGACCGCGACTGGCCGCAGGAGCCCCCGCAGTCGGGAAACACCCAGCGGATGGGCACAGTGCGCGGCGACGAGCCGTATCAGCCCCCGCCCCGGCGGGACTCCTCGGACGGCTGGTGATCGACAGCATGTGATCGACGGCTGGTGACCGTGGGCCGACCGGTGCCGGTGCGGGACATGCCGTGCGGGACGTGCCGGGCGCCGGCCACCCGCTGAGTGACGCGAACAGTGACACGAGGGCGAAAAGTGACGCGACCGCGGACAGAGGCCGTGCCCGCCCCTACTCCCCGCCCGCCGTCCGCACGCGCCCAGGCCCACGTCACCCCGTGTGGCCGCCCACCGGATTGCCTGGCGGCGGGGCGGGCCGTGACGCCGTACCCGTGCCCTTGACCGCGTCCAGCGCGTACACGCAGCGGTCCTTGCTGCACGCGTAGACGACCCCGCCCTCGGCCACCGGTGAGCCGGTGATCTCGCCGCCCGTCGCGAGTTTCCACCGCAATTGGCCGCCCTGCGCGTCGAGCGTGTACAGGCAGTGGTCGGCCGACCCGAAGTGGATACGTCCGCCAGCGGCGACCGGAGCGCCGACCACGTCACCCCCCGCCTGGAACCGCCACTTCGGGGTGCCCGTGACGGCGTCCAGCGTGTACAGCCCCTTGCCGCTGCCGACGTGCACATGGCCGTCGGTGACGAGTACGGGCTCGACCGACGCGCGGGACTCGGTCGCGATCCGCCAGCGGTCCCTGCCGTCCGCCGCGTCCAGGGCGTACACCGTGCCGAGATAGTCCGCCAGATAGATACCACCGCCCGTGACCGCGGGGCCGGGCGCGAAGGCCGGGGGGCCGAGGAAGACGGCGGGGGCCTCGAAGTGCCAGCGCACATGGCCGCCCGCCACGTCGACGGCGAGGACGCGGGTGCCCGCGCAGATGTAGACGTTGCCGTCGGGTCCCGGGGTCAGCCGCACCGGCACGCCGCCGCAGGAGGCCGCGTCCCCGATGGGATACGACCAGCGCTCGGTCCCCGTACGGGCCTCAAGCGCGCGCAGCCTGGCGTCCTGCCAGACGTAGACGGTGCCCTCGTGGACGAGTGGCCCCGCCTCCTGCGTCTCGAAATCCGTCTGGATCCCGGACAGCTCCCACAGCTTCTCGCCGCTCGAAGCCTCCCAGCCCTGGGCGCCACCGCCCCTCGTTGCGGTGACGACCGTGGAACGGTCCGCCTTGAGCGAGTAGACCCAGGCCTCGGCCGGCACGCGCCACAGGTCCGTTCCCGTCGTGGCGTCGAGCGCGTACAGCGTGGGCCCGTCCGAGGCGTGG from Streptomyces tsukubensis encodes:
- a CDS encoding CehA/McbA family metallohydrolase, translated to MTGAASALTLNSVGFASAAPGGGQGVDSEAAPEGGQETEVVRGRLEPGAPDWVYLPVEIPRGVRELRVSYSYDKPQVPAGVQGNALDIGLFDQHGTALGGRGFRGWSGGARTEFFVRADEATPGYLAGPVAAGTWHIALAPYTVAPQGLAYEVRVSVVRGATPPSRRPVHPPERVRGRGKDWYRGDCHIHSVHSDGKRTPAEIAALARAAGLDFIHSSEHNTTSSHGAWEGLWGRKDGRDLLIMVGEEVTTRNGHVLALATDPGTFIDWRYRAGDNRFGHYARAVRRAGGLVVPAHPHGTCIGCNWKFGFGDADAVEVWNGPFTPDDEVSLVEWDNTLARRPGTWTPAMGNSDAHRDPDTIGLPQTVVLAEELSRGAILAGLRAGHSYVAESSSVSLTFTVGGPRGEHASIGERLRVTRDASVTARVTVEGAPGCSVRFVTDQGVLLTAALPASGTGSAEWTTSPQYAAYVRAEVRHEAPAGRPAGVPGPLAAFTNPVFLGEVQRG
- a CDS encoding GntR family transcriptional regulator gives rise to the protein MIEYRIERRSGVSTYMQIVQQTKQALRLGILTPGDKLPTAKEVVEATAINPNTVLKAYRELEREGLVEPRPGRGTFVRRSLARPQSAADSPLRAALADWMDQARTAGLGREDIAALLEAVTEEKFGHSAAAADAKSGRSAATAEADREKERP
- a CDS encoding ABC transporter ATP-binding protein, translating into MSGHAYAPGAPEPTGHTAIEALGLTKSYRRGDALKDCSFRLPAGRICGLVGPNGAGKSTLLSLATGVLAPSGGAIRVHGHDPRTLEARQQVAYLAQDKPLYPRLTVAETLRLGRELNPASWDQERAEGIVRGGTVPFDAKVGSLSGGQRTRLALALCFGKRPALLLLDEPMADLDPLVRHDITGVLMAEAAEHGTTIVMSSHALTELDGVCDYLLLLTQGRVRLAGEVEELTSAHSVLIGATTGNGLPPELSAHTVIETRTTGRQITAVVRREDRISDAWAVSEPSLEELLLAYLRSPDAPALLTPSAQVTDHPTTHAKGYAA
- a CDS encoding ABC transporter permease — its product is MSADSATLTRPTSEPSGARPGVLHGLTWLVWRQHRAAAWTALALLVVIAGAAVYLHSATTSYQSANHITGCTLFGGGKRCESNQEAIWDYREKYRDGLRYVSLLGLAVPFLGGLFVGAPLIARELEAGTHRLVWAQSVTRTRWLAHKLALPLVAMLVFSALTSWIVSWMVTGAGQATIGLYWYDRVNFVPMGPALVGYSLFFIALGAATGALLRKTVTAMAVTLAGSGLVFGLVSWVRPHLVGQVSTLTKGAIPNNELDWIQGSGPATQAGHRFPSSFCDSAMGQGDGAYEKCLNKAGATYDWTDLHPISHMRELQFAEAGVCVVLAALLLGLTWWWVGRRAY
- a CDS encoding AfsR/SARP family transcriptional regulator, producing MDGAPRGPRRLEAAPARGEEKPPTAAGEEPRARETPTPERPTRGTSAWERPTRETSARETQPALRFGVLGPVRAWRDGEPLATGSPQQRALLAALLLRDGRTATAHELIDGLWGEEPPSRALATIRTYASRLRKVFGDGILASEAGGYAIRTEGEALLDLTVAQELAAEAEKARDAGDLSHARHVLHEALALWDGEPLAHVPGPYAQTQRTRIAEWQLQLLESRLDMDLEQGCHAEAVSELTALTAAHPLQERLRELLMVALYRSGRQAEALAVYADTRRLLAEELGVDPRPGLKDLQRRILEVDPALAEPAAPAPEPVATAPRPAQLPATVPDFTGREAFVKELSDILAAADGGRVMAVSAVAGIGGVGKTTLAVHVAHAARAHFPDGQLYVNLQGPGQRPTEPETVLGSFLRALGTPDSAIPDTAEERAALYRSALDGRRVLVLLDNARDAAQVRALLPGTEGCAALVTSRARMVDLAGAHLVDLDVMSPEEALELFTRIVGEERVVAGERESALDVVAACGFLPLAIRIAASRLAARRTWTVSVLAAKLADERRRLDELQAGDLAVAATFELGYGQLEPAQARAFRLLGLADGPDVSLHAAAALLDLPAEAAEDVLESLVDTSLLESAAPGRYRYHDLVRLYARACAERDEQPAEQRAQARSRLLDFYLASASAVYASERPGDRLVEHLVPTRYAGLAFPDRHAAQDWLYAEANCLLTYVRQCALDAETLPRAVDLLWTTHDLNESGANSKEYEATARAVLKAARAHGNTRAQARTLIVLLDVHHISGRFKAADEEAAEAIAIAQDSDDLLPVCWASNARGVIALYQNRHADGEAHLSLAIEHFTSLGDRPGEASALCNLSRIHLATGRTASAVSLAEQGIAIYDAMGNTMRGANGRYALGLALTESGRHEEAGARLGEALDSFRDSRQRLWEGMTLFRLAEVDLAARRPMQAAANADTALTVLRGIGGEWRRGNVLTVLGRALDAIGQSDRARVCWREAARIYEELGSPEAEEVRELLTPVQAA